The sequence TGGCGCGCACCATCCTTGAACTGGGTGGCAACAATGCAATGATCGTCGCGCCCAGTGCCGACCTCGACATGGCCGTGCGCGGCATCGTGTTTTCGGCCGTCGGCACGGCCGGTCAGCGCTGCACCAGCCTGCGCCGGCTGTTCGTCCACGCCGGCATTTACGACACCCTGCTGCCGCGTCTGAAAAAAATCTATGCCGCGCTACCGGTCGGTAATCCGTCCGATCCGGCCACGCTGGTCGGGCCGCTGATCGATGTGGCGGCGTTCGATGCGATGCAAGTGGCGCTGGACACGGCGCGCGCCGAGGGCGGCATCGTCTCGGGCGGCCGGCGTGCCGAAGTCGCCGGCGGCGAAGGCGGGCAGTACGTCCATCCGGCGCTGGTCGAGATGCCGATGCAGTCAGCCATCATGCACCACGAAACCTTCGCGCCCATCCTGTACGTGGTTCGCTACGACACGCTGGACCAGGCCATCGCCTTGAACAACGCGGTGCCGCAAGGCTTGTCATCGAGCCTGTTCACCACCGATCTGCGCGAAGCCGAAACCTTTCTTGGCGCGACCGGCAGCGACTGCGGTATCGCCAACATCAACATCGGTCCCAGCGGTGCTGAAATCGGCGGTGCCTTCGGCGGTGAAAAAGACACCGGCGGCGGACGCGAGTCCGGCTCGGATGCCTGGAAAGGCTACATGCGGCGTGCCACCAACACGATCAATTACAGCAATGCCCTGCCGCTGGCGCAGGGCATCAGCTTCGACCTGTAGGAGTAGCGATCATGCGCATAGCCTTGCCTGCATTCGGAGAAGTACTGGTCGATCGCGGTCGCCGCGAACGTTTGCGCAGCAGCGTCAACGGTTGTCGTTCACTCTCACAGGATTTTTTCATGAGCACCAGCAACAGCAATCTGGCCAATCTGGTCGAAAAAGTTATCGGTGCCGACGGTGCCGCCCGGGTCTACCGCTTGCTGACCATCCCGGCTGTCTTTGCCAGCTGGGAATGCGGCCAGGTCTCGCGCAAGGAAATGGCGCAGGCACTCAACATGGTGCTGTTCCATGACCTGTTGCAGCGGGTGCCGAGCGGGCGTCGCTATACCGAAGAAGTGGCGGCCCGTGGCGACAAGGTCTGGCACGATCATGGCGCGCTGCGCACCGTACGCTGGCCCGGCAACGGCGCGCTGCCGCCGGGCGAAAGTGCCTTCACGCGCTTGCTTGAACCGCTCGGTTACCGGCTCAATGGCGTGTTTCCGCTGGGGCGCATCGGCATGACCGGGCGCTCGTATGCGCAGCAGGATTGTCCCGACCAGATCGCCCAGTTCTTTGTCAGCGAACTGCATCCGGAAAAATTTTCGGTACCGTTCCAGGACGCCGTGACGCGGGTGGTATCGACCTCGCGCGACCCGCTGTCACCGAAGGCACACTGGCTGCTGCATGAGCTGGGACGTGATAACCGGCTGTCGGTGACCGACGCGATTTCATTGCTGGCGGAATTGCAGGGATGCTTCGCGTGCCAGCATGCGCCGCCCGCATTGGCCGACTACGAACTGCTGCGTGCCGAATCGGCAGAGATGGCCTGGATCGCCACCGAGGGCAACACCTTCAATCATGTGACCGACCGGGTGGCCGATGTCGCGCAGGTGGCCTTGCAGCAAAAAGTCTTGAAGCGGCCGATGAAGGAAACCGTCGAAGTCTCGCAAAGCGGCCGGATACGCCAGACCGCCTTCCTTGCCGATAGCGTGGTGCGCCGCTTTGTCGCCGCCGATGGCACGCTGGTCGAGCGCGACGTGCCGGGCAGCTTTTACGAGTTCATTTCGCGCGATTGCATCGATGGTAGTGACCAGCTCGATCTGGGTTTCGATGCCGGTAATGCACAGGGCATCTTCAAGATGACGGCGTCCTGAGCCGGGTTATTGCAGCGACAGCGCAATAGCCATGTCCTGACCCCAGTTGGCCGGCAACTTGAAGTACGGATCCGGCATCGTCAGCGTCGTCACAAATAGCCCGCCAATGCCGCGCGAGCTGTTGATCTTCATGACGGCGGCCATGTTGGAGCGCGGGCTGCTGTGAACGATGCTGATGAACCGTTCGGCCGGATATTTGGCTTGCCATGTCGGCACGACCTGGCGTTTGAAGCGTTGCAGCGTGTCTTCGAAAACCACGAATTTGTCGGCCAGCGGCAAGCTCAGGTAGCGTTCCGGCACGCTAGTGCCGGGGTTGCCGGTGACGGTGAATTTGGGTGACAGGCCCTTGATGTAGCCGTACACCGACTGGTAATACTGCACGTTGGCAGCGCTGCTGTCATTGGTCATCTCGTCAATGAAAAAGCCATCGACCTTGTAGAACGCCAGATAGGTATTGATGTCTTTGGTCACATCCGACAGGCGGCGCTTGCCGTACGACGACGAGACATACGCGATCACTTTGCCGCCGGAAGCATGCAGGCTGGCGATGGCTTTCACGTAGTTCTGGTCAAGCGTGGTGCCGGGACCGCTGTTGGGATTGACGATGGCGGTGGTTGGCATTTTTTTGGCCAGCACGTTCAGGCTGGCCCACGCTACGCTGTTCGGGCTGGGGTAAAAATAGGCGGGTACGACCGCTTCGCGGACAATCGCGCTGTGGGCGGTGACCGGGCACAGGACGAAAGCCATCACGGCAAACATCGCCCGCGTTACGCGGTGCATTAAAAAAGAAGGAAGTGTCATGACTGCGCCTTTTATCCGGGACGTCTTCTGGGCGTCCGGATGGTTGGCCTGCCAGCGGGATGCTGTCAGGTAGCTGGCTGACTTCCGGAGAAGTCCCTGTAGCTTTGCGTCGCTGGATTGCTCCAGGTTTGCGGAGTTACTGTTAATTTTGCTGCTGGACGTAAATTATCATAAATTTCCGTGTGGAAATCTTTTTGTGCGCATATTCTCCCCCTGCGCATTGTTGATGACTTTTTTGTAGAGCTTGTCCCGCCATGTTTCTGTCCATTCCCCACCGTCTGCAAGGTATCTTTGCGCTGCTCATTGTTACGCTTGTCTGGGGCACGACTTTCCCTGCAATGAAGGATCTGACCGCCCATTTTTCAGCGGTCTGGATCATCCTTGTGCGCTTTGCGATGGCGGGCTTGCTGCTGTCGCCGTTCCTGTGGCGGGCACGCTGGCGCGATTGCCTGCCCGGTGCGCTGCTGGGTGTGACGCTGTTCCTGTGCTACATGCTGCAACTCGAAGGCCTCGCACTGACCACCTCGAACCGCAATGCCTTCGTGACCGGACTCAATGTACTGGTGGTGCCGTTGTTGGGCCTGCTGGCGGGCAAGGCACCGGAGCGGCGCATCGTGATCGCGATTGCGCTTGCCATCGTCGGGCTGTTTGCGCTGTGCTGGGATGGCGGAGCCTGGGGCTACGGCGACAACCTGGCCTTGACCGGTGCCTTCTTTTTTGGTGTCTACGTAAAGTTGCTCGAGGTGCTTACCCGGCGTGCCAGCAGCCTGATGGTGCTGACCACGGTGCAGATTCTTGTCGTTGCGCTGTGCGCCGCGATCTGGCTGGTGGTGTGGGAGTTGCCGCGTCATCCGGTCGACTGGATCGTGGTGGCGTCGTCAATGCGATCCGATGTGGTGAACTTTCTTTACCTGGGTCTGGTCGCCACGGCGGCGATCATTTCATTGCAAACCTGGGGGCAGCGGCACAGCAGCGCCAACGAAGCGGCGGTGATCTATGCCTTCGAGCCGGCCTGTGCGGCGATTGCCGCGTATTTCTGGCTCGGCGAGATGATGACCTGGCGCGGTTTGCTCGGCGCGGCATTGCTGATTGCCGGGATGATCGTCAGCCAGTGGAGTTCGCCGGGGCGCAGTCGCAAGCCGTTGACGGGTTGAACCTGTCCTGTTATGCGCGCTTCGCATAACTGATATCCAAAATGAGAATTGGCACAGGAGAAGGTCGATCGTTATAGTTTGCCTTGTCTCCTCTATGTCTACCCAAATTGATATAGATTTTGCCCACTTTCGAGTGGGCATTTTTTTTGCCCGGGTGCGATGAGTACCGTTCGCCCTGAGCTTGTCGAAGACTTACGGAGCGCATGGTGCAATGCCCTTCGGTTATTGCACTCTACGCATCTGCCGATCGCTTTGCTCTTGGTCGCCTCGTCCCTCCGCCATGAATTCAGGTCCAAATTTGGCAAACTTGACAAGGGCACCCGTGAGCAGCCGGTGAGCGGGACGGATGCGAATTTCATCGCCAACGCGCACGATGTCGACGTCGATGTCAGTGCGTTCATAGGCGAGTTCGGCGGGGATGCGAATTGCCTGAGAGTTACCGACGTTAAACGCTTTGGTGATATGCATTCTTTCCTCGCGTGGTGTGTGCTTAGGTGGATACGTCATACCGACTATCCCGCCTTTTTCATGTCAGTGGCTTACGCGCGCGTAAGATCGTCGCCACTTCACCGCTCCAAATCCAGATACCGCCACGTCGTCAGCATCACCGGATGGCGCTGGTAATGACGCAGCCACGGTTGCTGCACATCGGCCGACACCGGATGCGTGCGCAGCACCCAGGGTGCATAGCCTTGTACCAGCCGGTTCATATCCCGATACAGCAGGTTGCGCGCCGGCGAGTCCGGCAATTGCTGCGCCTGTTCGTACAGCCGGTCGAATGCCGGTAAGCGGAAGCGGGCGCGGTTCGCCGAGCCGGCGTTCGGGCCGTACAGCAGCTGGTAAAAATTCTCGCCATCGGGGAAGTCGGCGATCCATTCGGCTTCCAGCAGTTGCACCTGGCCGAGCCGCGCGGCTTTCAGCAGGTCGGTAAATTTGCCGCTGGTGAAGACCACCCGGATACCGATGGCTTTCAGGCTGCGGCTCCACAATTCGTCGCGCAAACGCCCGGTGGTCGAGGCCAGCGTGTGCATCGTCAGCGTCAGCGGTGACCCGTCGGGTTGTTCGCGCCAGCCATCGCCGTCCCGGTCGCGATAGCCGAAGCGTTCGAGCAGTGCGCGGGCCAGTGCCGGGTCATAGCCGGCATCGCTGCGCAGCGCGGCGTCGTAGCCGAATACGTTCGGTGGCAGCGGCGACTCGGCGGGAATGGCCAGTCCTTTTGACAGCACGCGAATATCTTCGGCGCGGTCGTAGCTGTAGCCGATCGCGCGGCGCAGCGCAATTTGCGGCAACGCGTAGCCGCCCAGCACCGGGTCTTCCATGTTCATCCACAGGTAATCGAGCGACATCGCCGGTGTCAGTGCCAGCGTGATGCCCTGGCTGGCCAGCGCGGGTTTCAGCTGGCCCTGTTCGAGCACCATGCCCGAGAGCGGTGCCGGCACCGGTTCGAGGTAGTCGATATCGCGATTCAGAAAAGCCAGCACGCGGGCTTGCTGTTCTTCCAGCACGCGGACATCGATGTGGCCGATCAGCGGCAGCGAGCGAGCGTGCAATGCGCGCGCGATGGCCGGATTGCCGGATGCACTGTCATCGAAAACGGTCCGCCGGTAATCGGGATTGGCGTCGAGCAGCAAGCGGCTGTTGCGCTGCCATTCGCGCAGCAGATACGGTCCGGTACCGATCGGGAAGGCGGTGCGCGCAGCGATGGTTTCGTGTGCCACCACTGACAGTGCCGGCATCGCGAGGATGTACAGAAAATTATTGTCCGGCCGATTGAGCACGATGCGCAGCGTGTGGCTGTCGGGCGCCGTCAGGCCGGCAATCGGGCGCATCGGATCGAACTTGCCTTGTGTGAGCGCGGTGTCGCCGGCCAGTTTGCCATCGAGTAAAAACAGCCACGGCGACTTCAGTGCCGGATCGTAATGGCGTTGCATGCTGTAGATCAGGTCGGTCGCGACCAGTTCGCGCGGCTTGCCGCCAAAGGCAGGATCGGGCGTGAAACGGATGCCACGCTGCAGCGTGAGCGTGTAGGTAGTGCCGTCGGCGCTGATGGTGGGCATCGCCGTCGTCAGGTTCGGTCGTAAGGCCAGCGGGCGCGCCAGATAGTCGTAGCGCAGCGGCGCATCGAAGATGTTTTCGATCAGGCTCAGCGTGTTGATGTCGGAGGCTTGCGCGGGATCGAGCACGGTCTCGCCGTTTTGCAGGACGACATGCAAGGTCTTGTTCATGTCGGCAGCGGTGGCCGGGAGACTCAATAAAACAAGGCACGCAGCGAGATAGCGCACAGCCAGGGAATGCACAGCAGTCATGGTAAAAAAAGGAAAAAGTGAACCCGGACGGGCCGGCCACTGTAGCGCAGTTTGGCGCGCCTGCGCAGCCGGTTGGCGGGTTTGGCTACGCATGGCAAAAAACGACTACCCTGTGATTCCGGTGCTGCGGCAATGGGCCCCTGTCAAACCACTTTCTCCGAGGATGTCCTGATGAAAAATAAGCACGTTGCCCATCGTTTGCTGTTTGCCGCCTGCTGCGCGCTGGGCCTGTCACCGGCGATTGCGGCCGGTCCTGCCACGGTCACGATCACGCCTCTGGGCAGTCATGACGGCGAAGTCTGTGCCGCCGACCGGGCGCTGATTTTTGAAGATCCGGATGGCACGCGCATCCTGTACGACGCCGGTCGCACGGTACGCGGCGGCAGCGATCCGCGTCTCGGCAAGATCGACGCCGTCTTGCTGAGCCACGTCCACGGCGACCATCTGGGCGACCGTCACCAGCCGTCCGCCAATGCCGGCACCTGCGGCGCACCGGATTTTTCAGTGAAGAGCACGCCGTCGTCGATCACCGAAGACATCGTGCTGGCGCAGAAAGCCAAGCTGTTTGTCGGTGGGGAAATGGGCAGCTTCTTTTCGCGTCGCATCAAGGCCGCCGGCGGCACGGCTGATCAGGTCAAGGTAGTGCGCTTCGGCGGACAAAGCCAGCTCGGTGGCGTGCGTATTGCCAGCGTGCCGGCGGCCCACTCGAACGGACTCGATCCTGTCTTCATGGAATCGGGCCATGCCGATGCACTGGCGGCCAACGGACTGACGGCCTACGTCGGTCCGGCTGGCGGTTACGTGGTGACATTTTCGAACGGGCTGGTGGTGTACCTGTCGGGTGACACCGGCATCATCGCCGACCAGGACATGGTGGTGCGGCGCTTCTACAAACCGACGCTGGCGGTGCTCAATATTGGCGGCACCTTTTCGACCGGACCGGTCGAAGCGGCCTACGTGATCAACGATCTGGTCAAGCCGAATGCGGTGATCGCTTCGCATGCCAACGAGGCCACCACGAAAGACGGCAAGCTATTGCCGGGTACCCGCACCATGGAATTCAAGTCCGCCGTCAAGGTACCGACCTATCTGCCGGTCAGCGGCAAACCGATGTCGTTCACCGCTGACGGCAAGTGCGTAGCGGGTTGCTAATCAGCGGGCGGCACTGAAGCGGGCTTCGGCATCGCGGAAGGTCGCCCGCACCTGCTCGATATCGTAGGCTTGCTCCTGCAACGTCTCGTGATCCCATTGGCGACGCGGTTCGTGCGGCTCGAAGAAGTTGCCGGTGTAGACGTGGATCGCGCAGCTCATCCGACCCAGCGGATTGAGCACCGAATGAATGATGTCGCGCCCGAGCGTGGCGACCTCGCCGGCACCGAGCGATTTGGCGCCGGCCGCCTCGATCGATCCTGGCGTACGACGCCAGAAAATATTGTCTTCGCGGCCTTCGTAGATGCCGATCACGGCCGTCATCTGGTGATTGTGCGGCAGCAGGCTCATGCACGGGGCCCAGACAAAATTGATGATGGTCAGTTCCTCCGAGCGGTACAACGGCGTGATGCCGGCATGCTGCGGTTCGCCCAGTTCAGCCATCAATGCGGCGCGTTGCGATACTGCTTCGGCAACGACTTCCCGCAAGGCCACCTGGCCGCTGGCTGCGGCCACTTTGCAGTCTTCGATAAATTGGTCTTTGGCGAACATGGTGGTGTTCCTTTCAGAATATTCAGGATTATTTCATCGGTTGCGGCGTTTGTTCCAGCAACGTCGCTAGCGAAGTCTTCCACAGCCTGGCCTGAAACGCCGTGCCATGCCCGGCCGTCAGGTCGCTGCCGGGAATGAGCAGCATCCGGGCGTTTTTGATGCGCGGCAGGGCGCTCTCCATGATGCCCAGCTCAGGCGGATTGCGTTCGTCATCGGCCGAGTTGATCGCCAGCAGCGATGCGGTGATGCGTTCGAGTCCGGCCGACGGATCGTAGTCGGCCGAGGATTCCCATTGATACAGCACGTCGTTGGCATCGGCCGGAAAGGGTGCACCCAGTCGTGCATCGAGCAGCGCATCGGCTTTGGCACGCGTCGGTGCGGCTTTCTGCAGCGCCTGGCTGCCGCCATTGGTGGCCAATCCGAAAAATACCGAGGCCAATTGCGCACTGCGCGGCTGGGTCGTGTAATTGCCGTTCATCCAGGCCGGGTCCGTGCGGATCGTGTCGATGATCAGCCGGCGCAGCATCCAGTTGCGTCCCGCCATCGCCGTCGGCAGCGACGCCATCGGCACCGCGATATCCATCATCGCCGGATACTTCTGCGCATAAATCCAGGTCTCCATGCCGCCCATCGAATAACCCAGCACCATCCGCAGATGCGCGACGCCGAGGTGCTCGGTCACCAGCCGGTGCTGTGCATCGACCATGTCTTCGGTACTGTAGCGCGGGAAGCCGGCGCGCAGGCCATCGGAGGGTTTGCTCGATTTTCCGTGGCCGATCGCGTCCGGCAGGATCACGTAATAGCGGCTCGCATCGAGCGGCTGGCCGGGGCCGAACAGCTCGCCACCGAACTGCGGTGCGAGCAGGCTGGCCCCGGATTGTGTGGTGCCATGCAGCAGCAGGACCGGGATACCGGTGGGCGCACCGATGGTCCGGTAGTGCAGCTTGAGTTCGGGCAGCACCACGCCGGAACGGAAACGGAAGTCGCGCAAGGTCCAGTTGCCTTCGGCCGGTGCCGGAAAGTCGGCGGCCAGCAGTGGCAGTGTTGCCAGCGCAAGGACTGCACCTAGCAGGATGCGGGCAGGGGTCAGGGAAGATGTCATGCCGGAGGCTTTCAAAATGGAGCGAGGGGCCAGCGTACTGGTTGGCCCGTACTATGTCTAGAAAGTAATAAGTTGCGGCGCAGCATGCTGCTGCCGGCGTCGACTTCAATCCGGTTTCCGATCGCCTGCGTAGTTGCAGTGATACTGTGCGTCGTCAATAGTCAACCCGAGGAGACCACCGTGGCCACCGATTCACTGCGCATGCCGGCCATCTTCATCCCGCATGGTGCTGGTCCGTGCTTTTTCATGGACTGGAATCCGGCCGATGCCTGGACCCGCATGGCGGATTTCCTGAAGGGCCTGTCGAGCTCGCTGCCGCAGCGTCCGGGCGCCATCGTGCTGGTCTCGGCGCACTGGCTGGCGCCGGCGTTCAGTGTCACCGGCGCGGCGCGGCCGTCGCTGATTTACGACTATTCCGGCTTTCCGCCGGACACGTACACGCTGACCTATCCGGCACCGGGCGAGCCGGCACTGGCGCAGCGCATCGCCACACTGCTGGCGCAGGTGCAGTTGCCGGCACAGGTCGATCCGCTTCGTGGCTTCGACCATGGCGTGTTCATTCCGCTCAAGCTGGTGTTTCCCGACGCCGACATCCCGGTCGTGCAACTGTCGCTGCGCAGCGACCTCGATCCGCTCGCCCATCTGCAGGCCGGACAGGCATTGGCGGCGTTGCGTGACGAAGGCGTCCTCATCGTCGGCAGCGGCATGAGTTTTCATAACATGCGTGGCTACGGCGATCCGCGCTTCG comes from Actimicrobium sp. CCC2.4 and encodes:
- a CDS encoding AbrB/MazE/SpoVT family DNA-binding domain-containing protein, whose translation is MHITKAFNVGNSQAIRIPAELAYERTDIDVDIVRVGDEIRIRPAHRLLTGALVKFAKFGPEFMAEGRGDQEQSDRQMRRVQ
- a CDS encoding DODA-type extradiol aromatic ring-opening family dioxygenase codes for the protein MPAIFIPHGAGPCFFMDWNPADAWTRMADFLKGLSSSLPQRPGAIVLVSAHWLAPAFSVTGAARPSLIYDYSGFPPDTYTLTYPAPGEPALAQRIATLLAQVQLPAQVDPLRGFDHGVFIPLKLVFPDADIPVVQLSLRSDLDPLAHLQAGQALAALRDEGVLIVGSGMSFHNMRGYGDPRFGPVSDEFDHWLTAAVEAAPDTRWQALTGWAHAPSARQSHPPRAEEHLLPLMVVAGAAQGDAGRKVFSDRVLETTLSAFRFG
- a CDS encoding alpha/beta fold hydrolase → MTSSLTPARILLGAVLALATLPLLAADFPAPAEGNWTLRDFRFRSGVVLPELKLHYRTIGAPTGIPVLLLHGTTQSGASLLAPQFGGELFGPGQPLDASRYYVILPDAIGHGKSSKPSDGLRAGFPRYSTEDMVDAQHRLVTEHLGVAHLRMVLGYSMGGMETWIYAQKYPAMMDIAVPMASLPTAMAGRNWMLRRLIIDTIRTDPAWMNGNYTTQPRSAQLASVFFGLATNGGSQALQKAAPTRAKADALLDARLGAPFPADANDVLYQWESSADYDPSAGLERITASLLAINSADDERNPPELGIMESALPRIKNARMLLIPGSDLTAGHGTAFQARLWKTSLATLLEQTPQPMK
- a CDS encoding ABC transporter substrate-binding protein codes for the protein MNKTLHVVLQNGETVLDPAQASDINTLSLIENIFDAPLRYDYLARPLALRPNLTTAMPTISADGTTYTLTLQRGIRFTPDPAFGGKPRELVATDLIYSMQRHYDPALKSPWLFLLDGKLAGDTALTQGKFDPMRPIAGLTAPDSHTLRIVLNRPDNNFLYILAMPALSVVAHETIAARTAFPIGTGPYLLREWQRNSRLLLDANPDYRRTVFDDSASGNPAIARALHARSLPLIGHIDVRVLEEQQARVLAFLNRDIDYLEPVPAPLSGMVLEQGQLKPALASQGITLALTPAMSLDYLWMNMEDPVLGGYALPQIALRRAIGYSYDRAEDIRVLSKGLAIPAESPLPPNVFGYDAALRSDAGYDPALARALLERFGYRDRDGDGWREQPDGSPLTLTMHTLASTTGRLRDELWSRSLKAIGIRVVFTSGKFTDLLKAARLGQVQLLEAEWIADFPDGENFYQLLYGPNAGSANRARFRLPAFDRLYEQAQQLPDSPARNLLYRDMNRLVQGYAPWVLRTHPVSADVQQPWLRHYQRHPVMLTTWRYLDLER
- a CDS encoding DMT family transporter; this encodes MFLSIPHRLQGIFALLIVTLVWGTTFPAMKDLTAHFSAVWIILVRFAMAGLLLSPFLWRARWRDCLPGALLGVTLFLCYMLQLEGLALTTSNRNAFVTGLNVLVVPLLGLLAGKAPERRIVIAIALAIVGLFALCWDGGAWGYGDNLALTGAFFFGVYVKLLEVLTRRASSLMVLTTVQILVVALCAAIWLVVWELPRHPVDWIVVASSMRSDVVNFLYLGLVATAAIISLQTWGQRHSSANEAAVIYAFEPACAAIAAYFWLGEMMTWRGLLGAALLIAGMIVSQWSSPGRSRKPLTG
- a CDS encoding spherulation-specific family 4 protein, with amino-acid sequence MTLPSFLMHRVTRAMFAVMAFVLCPVTAHSAIVREAVVPAYFYPSPNSVAWASLNVLAKKMPTTAIVNPNSGPGTTLDQNYVKAIASLHASGGKVIAYVSSSYGKRRLSDVTKDINTYLAFYKVDGFFIDEMTNDSSAANVQYYQSVYGYIKGLSPKFTVTGNPGTSVPERYLSLPLADKFVVFEDTLQRFKRQVVPTWQAKYPAERFISIVHSSPRSNMAAVMKINSSRGIGGLFVTTLTMPDPYFKLPANWGQDMAIALSLQ
- a CDS encoding DUF1338 domain-containing protein; protein product: MSTSNSNLANLVEKVIGADGAARVYRLLTIPAVFASWECGQVSRKEMAQALNMVLFHDLLQRVPSGRRYTEEVAARGDKVWHDHGALRTVRWPGNGALPPGESAFTRLLEPLGYRLNGVFPLGRIGMTGRSYAQQDCPDQIAQFFVSELHPEKFSVPFQDAVTRVVSTSRDPLSPKAHWLLHELGRDNRLSVTDAISLLAELQGCFACQHAPPALADYELLRAESAEMAWIATEGNTFNHVTDRVADVAQVALQQKVLKRPMKETVEVSQSGRIRQTAFLADSVVRRFVAADGTLVERDVPGSFYEFISRDCIDGSDQLDLGFDAGNAQGIFKMTAS
- a CDS encoding MBL fold metallo-hydrolase, with product MKNKHVAHRLLFAACCALGLSPAIAAGPATVTITPLGSHDGEVCAADRALIFEDPDGTRILYDAGRTVRGGSDPRLGKIDAVLLSHVHGDHLGDRHQPSANAGTCGAPDFSVKSTPSSITEDIVLAQKAKLFVGGEMGSFFSRRIKAAGGTADQVKVVRFGGQSQLGGVRIASVPAAHSNGLDPVFMESGHADALAANGLTAYVGPAGGYVVTFSNGLVVYLSGDTGIIADQDMVVRRFYKPTLAVLNIGGTFSTGPVEAAYVINDLVKPNAVIASHANEATTKDGKLLPGTRTMEFKSAVKVPTYLPVSGKPMSFTADGKCVAGC
- a CDS encoding aldehyde dehydrogenase family protein — translated: MQSITQLLSTLGVDPTLYQGHEDGNALPCLSPVTGAVHATLRTDSPAQVTQKITRAQAAFAHWRTVPAPRRGELIRLFGDELRTHKEALGGIVTLEAGKILQEGLGEVQEMIDICDFAVGLSRQLYGLTIASERPGHRMMETWHPLGVIGVISAFNFPVAVWAWNATLALVCGNSVVWKPSEKTPLTALATHALFMKAVARFGSDAPEGLTELIIGGRDCGTALVDDKRVPVISATGSTRMGRDVAARCAQRLARTILELGGNNAMIVAPSADLDMAVRGIVFSAVGTAGQRCTSLRRLFVHAGIYDTLLPRLKKIYAALPVGNPSDPATLVGPLIDVAAFDAMQVALDTARAEGGIVSGGRRAEVAGGEGGQYVHPALVEMPMQSAIMHHETFAPILYVVRYDTLDQAIALNNAVPQGLSSSLFTTDLREAETFLGATGSDCGIANINIGPSGAEIGGAFGGEKDTGGGRESGSDAWKGYMRRATNTINYSNALPLAQGISFDL